The Drosophila innubila isolate TH190305 chromosome 2L unlocalized genomic scaffold, UK_Dinn_1.0 4_B_2L, whole genome shotgun sequence genome segment taagtttttaaatggGCTGCAACGGAATTATCCTTTCTATTGCTTTTGAGGTTTGGCTGTGATAGTAAGAAAATTAcgttataaacattttaatacaaataatattgtaCTTACGTCTTGGCcggatttttaaatttaggaCTGAAGATACATGTGAAggtataaatgttttattgtttgaattttatttcattttatgagTTGTTTATAAGCCAAAAGGTAGTTGGGGAATGAGCAGTAGACGAAGCTGCTAGTGCTAGcttaacttgatttttttcaaagcCTACTAAGCTGTTTCTCTCTattgaaattctttttaaagcTATTACTTTTTAAATCGATATTGGTATCAATCTTGTACTACTATTGCAATAAATTGGAATGTTTGATAACTACAATTGATAGCGTTATCACCAGAATTAAggaaaaatatcttaaaaactgtaggTGATGTGGTTTTTCCGTGGTCCGGGACCGCAATATATgctattaattatatttacggGTGTAgtggcataaataaattacaaaaccTTTGCTAACCAACACTGCGTGGTATTCAAACGAAGAGAAAAATTtcgcaattgaaaaaattttcgTATAATTAACCGCAATTatcacaatttaatttaatgaattaattttaatcgcaaaataaaattgacctTTCCAACACTGCAATTAGGATagcacaaatgaaaaaaataaatccaaaGATCCAACCTAAAAAACTCATTCTAACATTTGCTAAAAAATAACTTGCCTTCTTCATGCATTGAACAGAACAGAATAGAACGTGTCCGCCAGAAAAGTTACGGATATTCACCGATTTTGGTATTCTTAAATATTCCGTAAGTCCGTGTTTTTTAGCCGATCTTAGCAGCTGACATggttttaaaaagcaaaaagtaaaagtaaaagtaattttttgattttatttgattttttttaaatattgctttTATATCGTACCATCCATTTATGATACAgcattttcgaaaattaaacaaagttAAACTCACTCTATCCTAAAGTATGTTATGGTGCATcgatttcatttataataaatgaaaacccCAATTCGTAATCTATGGGCAATTCTACAATGTTTTCCCAAGAAACCataattctaaaatcaatttctttTCCGCACTGAAAAGCAAGAAAGGTAAGATTTTCGACAGATCTTTTCTATAGCAGCTAGATATAGTGCACCGATTTGAAGAATGgtgacaattttttaattttttaagaccATTTTGTTAATGCCATATTGATTTATTGAGAATTTTAACAGTGTAAGGCTGGTCAGAAGTATTATCACATATATTGTCAGCCCTCTTTAGAAAAAGAGTCTTTGATGAATCTTAAAGACAAACTTATTTGATGACTTGAAGACTTGATTGGAACAGACAGAATCATAGAGCGAGAGGCGCAACCAgactatatataaaagtaaccCAAGCGAAGctgcataataaaaaattgaatagtattaaaaacacatttaacaGGACGCTTACAGTGCTTACCAGATTATTTCACCAGCCGCACGGTGAACTGCTACAACAACCGCCGCATGGTCGACATGGCCCACAAGGAGCACAAGAACCGCACCCAGTAAATACCAGACAGCCGGGAGGGCATGGACCAATATAGAATGGATTAAATTGgcaaatatacattttaaaaacttcgATTCACAGCAAAGACTCTAATTGTAAACCAATTCCAGCTGTAGTGAGTATTAGAAATGGATCTTTCATATAATTCTCAAGTATTTGTTATATTACTTACTTGGTTTACTTGTAATTGGGCTGATAATATATGTGAATATACTTTCTTACAGCCGGAGTTTGCATAGATATTAATTCATTCCATGCAGTGCTCGCAAACTGTTACTTTCGAATGAAGTGAGCTTAATATGAAACGAGTctaaaaattagtttgaacCTTTCTTTAGCCTACTACGACACTCAGgttaaatttatagatattCGACAAGTGTGTCTATAATGATATTTCAATCTGTTCGATGGAGACTCTCGACCTTTGTCCTAATATAACTGTAGAAGTGCAACCATTTCTCAGGATTGAACATGAACTCAGTGAGTAAATGTATTTTACAGATCCTCCACTTTTTGCTCTCTTATCGATAATAATTGTTGGGGTTTCTGGAGTTTCGGTTAGATCGCAAATACATGGGTGCAATTTCAGGAATGCTACTGACATTCGAGCTGGCAAAGAtttcgacaaagttataaatGCTCTGCCCTGTTTTCTTCACAAGGGAGCAAGTAGTCCGCATAGAATCGCTTTTGAGCACTGAGTGCAGACAATCTGATGGCGTCATTTTTCCCAGAGCTTCAGTAGCTTTTCCAACCAATTGACATACTGGCATCGAGGCCTTGATCACAACCTGAGAAGTGGTGTGTGACATTATGAGCACTAATGCCAATTTACCCAGCATTCCCACTGTGCTGTGTGCAGCGTCCATCGCTGTTGgactttaattttgtataaggCCTACTCCTGAAAAGTCTTCGCGTCAgcaaaaagcttaaaattttgataattttgtgttcaattaaaagtttttaaaaataaatagaagatCTGTAACACAGCCTACATGATTTAAACTAACTTAAGCATCTTTGGCAAaggagtaaaataataaataaataaattaaatatgaatctTTAACAAATTCGTGTATCTACTAAATCTATCATAATGGATGAAAACGAGTCGTAACTATAAGTcagaaaaaataatgaaaatttattcacaaattaaattttgtattgaacactatttgcttttttggttttacatttatgtatatatcgCTGTTAATATTTTCTGGCGGTTCtatgtaaacttttttttatgtccgATTTGCTGTTAATCTTACTTTCAGCTTGGCTTTCAGTTTTGCTCTCGATTTTACTTTCAGTTTCACTCAAGACTTTGGTTTCGGGTTTCCttgaattattaatatttgaattaaaatcagtttgattatttttatgctCATCACATTTGTACGTCCAACCGCATGGTATAAACCCGGAATATATTCCATAAGGACAACTGCCACAGGATCTCTCCGGATACGGTCCAACATAAAATGGATTTAAACAATCGCCAGTGCATCGAGAAGCGCGCATTTTGGAAACTATTGAAAACAGCATGGaactaatatttaattatgaaactATCCCTATCATTAATCAAAAATGTCAATAATTCTTACATTTGGctacaaaaaagcaaaatgtttGTTCAGCTACATGCAAAGAATGAAGAGATTTATTTCGGCATTACATATGAAATCCCTTGAAAGTTTAAACGATGACTGCTTGATCGATCGTTAGCTTGATATATATAGAACATTTCAAGACTGCGGAAAACTTTTagtaaactaaaataattttggttaaaagggctttaataatttaatttaaattgctatTGTGCTGATTGATTTGTTGGAGTGGAAGGAGCTATGACGCTAGCTTTATTGCTACAAGCTTCACAATCTTTAGGCTCTTCTTTAGGAGCTTCTTGAGACAATTCTACAGGTGCGACAGTCACAGCACATGCCTTTCCCGCATCGATAGGAGGTGCACAGCCGCCACAAGGTGCATTAGGTCCTGGACATGGTCCACACTCGGGATTATTGCAATTATTCTCATCAGTGCAATCCGGATCACAGCAAGGCGGATTGGGTCCAATATAGCCAGGATTAAAGACGCAAGGCATCTTGaagaattttacaatttatcttCTATTAGAAGTTAAAGAATTTTGTTGAGATTGTAAAGCAGGTTAgttctatttttgttgtgttgtgtagGCCCAGATGTAAGTGAATGAACGTATTTTGATTATGGAGATTTGAGACTGTCATGGGCTCTGTCAAAGGTTGCTTTAATGAAAGCAAATAAACTCAATTGAGGCAGCATTTAAATGGACATAGCTGCAGACACATTGACCCAATGCGAATGGCTTTATAAGCTCGGGAACCCATTGCACAATGtgcataattatttcataatcGGGCAACACTTCATTTATGGTGACAAAAGCCTGCAGATGTGCAAAGCCACGCCCCGTCGGGGGAGTTACTGGTCAGCAATAAATGCTccaaaaatggcaacaacacaATACgagactacaacaacaataccccacaacaacaacaataacaacatgcTGTAAATATAAGttgaaattaatgaataattaaGCTGCATTGTGGCATGTTTGGCCGTTGTCTGAGCGGAAGTGCAACATTTGCATAACTAACacaattaactatatacgttCAGTTGAATGAATGTTTGCTGGAATTAATATGACTATGAGTATAAGTGTAAGTATTAGATATGTAAATTCTTCACTTGCAACATAATTGGGAAAATAACGGCAATTCCTTTGtcaattaatcaatcaatcaacgTACAAAGTTGACAATGCCAACGATAATGGCAATCATAATGATCACAATCATCATGATGCTCCATATGCAGTGCGGAAATAAGCTGTCCAATGTCTTCATTTTGActtcaaacaacaacaaccacaagatGTACCTTGTTGCATGCTAATGTCATCATTTCAAAGTTCAAAACGCATCGAGTCTCAGAATCTTCATCATCGATGCCAACGCCACGCATCGGCTGAACTATTAACATCAAATGTTGACCAGACCAGCTACTTCCCCTGACCCATCTCCACCTCCGCCTCCACCCACCAGTTTCCTCTCTTGGAGCCGCATGAATAGCGCCCAGAGGCAGCGCTGCTTTTACTACTGAAATTACTGCTGCCACCGCTGCTGCTTTTGATGCAACGCGTCAAAGTCGTGTGCACTTTCTGTGTAATTCATATTCAAAGCGTGATGCGACACAGCGCGTTGCGGTTCCTATGGTTGCGGGGTCTAGGGTTATTGTAGGCGTCTGCCCCATTTACTCCCTACCCCCCCCCTTGCCACGCTGCTCTTACTTCTGCTTTTAAGTGGAGACCACTGGGCAGCGTGTGCCTCTCTGTGTGGCACGTTGCGTTCTCGGCTTACTTCATTCTATGtctagatgtgtgtgtgtgtgtgtgtgtgtgtgtgtgtgtgtatttaagtGGTGTGTGGCTGGTGTGGCAATTGTGACCTGCTATGCCGCTTTGTGCTTAAAGCGCTCTAAACAAGTCCACACACACTGCACTGCGAGATATTGATAttctaaaattgaaaatgcaaaaatacccgtttttgcttaaataaaaatgtaaatgtaaatataattattattcacaAGCAAACATTATATATTTcagtcaaaatttataaatgaagagaacaactttatttttttcaattttgacagATGATTAGTGTAACAGGTTTAGTTCTTATATTTTGtccaatttaatataaagattCTAGCTTTGttaaaaagtataatattgaattttaatttatgacaacataataacaacatattcaaaaattccaatgtttttcatacagataatcaaataaattcaaaagatAAAACAAAGACATAGATAATGTAACAAGagtaataaacattttttaggagaaataaaattaaaagatttattttatttagtcactgcgaatttttaagcaaaaatctACACAAGACATTGCATTAAGAATCAGTTTAGTTCAATATGGCTGAATTTATATGCTTATTaagaaatcataatttaaatgaattttatctgaaattagaaaaagtggttgtgaaattttaaaacttaataattaattattactgTTATCGTtatatttgtcaaaacaaatgtaatcaaaaagaaattattaattttcaaattaatagtaagagatacatatatttttactacTTTCTTAATAgagtaatttctttaagtaCACTTGAAGTCAACAGAAAATAAACTCTTTGACTCGCGCCAAAATACtataaagaaatacaaataagaaACCAATCGGCTTTGTCTATAGCACTTCCGTTAGTTGGTCTCTTGGAAAGCAagtttctttctatttttaataattcgaGCTCTTGCTAGTGTCTTGTAGCTGATAGCTGTTCCTTAGTGTAAGTGCTTGGTCCCCCAATAAGCCCCGGTCTGGACACGAGCAGCGGCCACTTGTCTCGTCGTAACTGTTTGAAATATGTTGTGGAGAAATGACAAAGTGACCGGAAGATGATactataataaaacaaacacaacaacctCCTCACGGAACGGCCCATGTTTGCCTAGGAAACAACAGAGCCGCAAGTACCAGTATGGGTACTCgaactcatactcatactcgaACTCATGCTGAAAATGAACATGGGCAACTGGACAATGTTTTATATGCTGTACACTACGCGTTTTCTATTtccatttttgttttcctatttcttttcaattttttagccatttatttacaaatgaaCAATATTTATGGCCTCTTTTTGAACTCGAACTACGTTTCGAAGAGTTGTGGATCTGCTGTGGGTTCCTCTCTGCGCTGGCCAACTTCCGTTCTATACTCTTACTCGTAGTAACTAGAaactatcttttttttttgcttgggcttcataattttttggttttatttaaggTTCTATGCAGGCGGCatacaaaaccaaaacattTTGGTTGCTTTTCAGTAAgctacaatttatatttatgttctaAGTATGGTTTACAAGTGCTTTTTGGCACCAGTTTAATGGTCGTTCAATGGTTCAATCttcatataaataatgttaatttgcCAGCAATTATGTGTCGCCAAAAAATGCtaagcaaattaattatgtatctCACGTTATGTGTAGATACAATCTGAAGTGTgactataaaaacaattgtatTTCTCTTAAGCAAAAGCCGCAGTAacactttattattttgttgttaattttaaatagaattttaattttcaaacacCAAAGATATTAACAATGAAGTGTTTGTCACTTAgttataacaaaatttgataacTTTTAGctgagaaataaaaattataaactattaTGTACTGTAATCACAGTTTACTACAATCCCAGACCACTTCGATTAATCAGAGTTGAAACTGGCAACAGACCAGCGATTAAAACTTGTCCATAATTAGAGTTGTCATgggaaaaatttattacgACCAATTGAAGATGACGTCAAACTGGAACACTAAATGCTGCGCACTTAAGAGATCATAACTTTGCGCTTGATAAATCGAACTGGAATCGCCTCCAGAGACGAGTTAAATCTGTTATGCAAAACAAGGCAACTACAAGCAGGAAAGAGGAGCAGACAAAGAAGTACAAGAACCTGAAGCCAATGCTAAGAATGAAACTGAGACTGAAACTGAggcaactgctgttgctgttgccgttgaaTGAATTGGTCTGTCCCTGAGTCTTTACTGTCTTGGCAATCAGCGCTACCGGGCATGGAAAGTTAACGCACATTCAAAAACCGGATTCGGTTTCAATTGACGCTGGCACTTGGCGCACTCAACTCTTGCCAGGATGGACTGTGGCGGATGTCAGCTAAGGCAAAAGCCTGCTTGTCGTGACTATagctgtgactgtgactgtggctgtggcatCTTTAAGTTGCATCAACTAAGCGCCTTGCCACATCTGAAGTGTGGAGAGAGCGCATTCAAGTTGAAATTGCCGCAATTGCGTGCCGACCACAATCTTAACCAGTGGCAAGAGCACCGGCTGCAAAAGTTCTGACTGACTGCCTTGGCTCCCTTACGGCCAGTTTTCATTCTTGTCTGTCCCTgttgcctgtctgtctgtctgtctgtctgtctgtctgtctgtctgtctgtctgtctgtctgtctgtctgtctgtctgtctgtctgcctgtttccttttgttttaatgaatAAGTTGAAACACCTGCTCGTTGTCTGGTTGCCTCGTTGAGATCTTTCCCTCGATCTGGACACGTTACTCAAGTTTAATGCTGCGAATGTGTCCTATCTTCTTGCCAACTCTTTCCATTGTTAATACACTACACAAGAGTATGTGAGTTTCGACAAACTTTCTGTACTTCTCGAGTTCAACAAAAGAAAGTTGCTGCAAGTAATTTACTTTCTTAGATTTATTGTAGTCGCATTAAAGTCcattacttaaatatattagcAGAGTATTTGCTTGTCgcttgtttgttatttgcatAGACACATGATATGTTTGACAAGTTGGAGTCAGTCTTGTCTGCAATTGATGCTTTAatgcaaacagcagcaacaataactgcGATTTACTCGTTAAGTCAATAAATAAGCTGTTCAAATGTCATTAGGCCTAAATTAGCCACACAATCCGGAGAACTAACTATGAAAGgcttataattttcattaattaaaccACGCACACCTGAACGCCCAAAGCAGCCCTGACACTGAAACCGGCTGTTCgctgttgcaacttgcaagtGAGTGCGGCAGACACGTTGCAAGCCTTTTCATTGGCACCACAACCCATTCGGACCACTTGGCTGTCTGCCCTATCACTGGCTCATCAACCAGACCTCTCGACATGGACGGCAGCGCCAATTGACTGCAACAATGCATAACGAGTCAAGTGTAATGAAATTCGCAACGTCATCGCGGGGAATTCAGAGAAAGGCTGGAGAAAGGATGAGTAGAGGATGTGGCAGGAGAAATAAAGCACATCCTCAGATAACTCGCGTTGAGGTGATGATTGGCAACATTAACAATTCCATCCCCAAAGACACAAAAAACCAGTAGCAATACTACAATCAAGAGAACCCGACTGTAAGATACATTGTATTTATTCTGAAAAAAACAACGTATTTCAGTTCCAAAAACTTTAGTTCATTTAATGAACGAATTACCCAAGGAAAATCTATAATCACTTATAGATCGAAAATACACGTATATGTGTTATATATTGTAAGGAAATACCAATCAAGGTTCTGTCACTCCTCCATTTGCCCGTTactcaaatttttcttttgacaAACTTACTTTTAAAGAAAGTTGTCGCTgaatgtgtgtgggtgtataaATAAGTCAAAAGCCAAAAGGAATCAATTTCGATGTACTGGGCAACGTATTCGATTACTTACATTCACCACAATCCAATCGAAATTTCTTTGAGTGCACTTAAAGCCAAGCCTGAGAAAGACGCCAAAACcattacaaataattacagagcacacacacaaacacgcacacacagatgcaGGTGGTAAGTGGAAGATGTTGCATGATAATTAAAGAGgtgtgcaacaaatttaatgtcGGAAATCAAAGCAATTTTACTTACTCTCACTCGTTGCTGTTGGaatctacaacaacaattacaaagcACGACATTGCACTCTTCCTGCTGCCAAAGTATAAACTGCTCGTTGTCAACTCATTGTCAACTCGGTCGTTGCAACTTTTGCggcaaataattttctttgcaGCGTTCtccatttctatttcttttttctctcgtgatttttttgattttttgcttgCTGCTGCagacatttttaataagttgCCTGGCAGCCGTTGCacgtcgtcgttgttgcaacaaaagcaaacattgCAGCTGCCAAGTGGAAAATGAAATTCGTGGCacgaatagattttcaaacatatGAGCAAGAGAGGAAACAGACATTACGACTGACTGCCAGACGGACAGATCGACCGACAGACGAGAGGCACAAGCACAAAGCACGTCGGCTATGACAGAAATTCGAAAATGAAGCAATTTACTTGTATATTTGATACTGCCGGCCAGGGACAGTTGTCATATACTCGTACTCATTCAAAATTGGGAATGGGAACCGTAACGGCAgcatgcaacttgcaactggtcAGACGACAGCTTATTAAGTGACTTTTCTCCATACTACGCCACTCCCCTCCACGCCATGCAGTTGATAATTAACACTGCATTTCTGGCCACATTTTACGAATTGCTATCTTACTTAATTGCTTCTTTTTTGCAAAACTCCAAAGAgttgttaatttttgcttGCACTTGAAAAAGTTGTGACTATTAGTTCCGTACAGCTTTCATTTGATACCTAGACGAGGCTTCCAACTCATTCAACTTGTTCAAAATTGTCAGAGAATAACTTTGCAATGTAAACTTAATActgagaaaaaataaacaaatttctgAAACGATTTGACTAGCTTTCTTTTATagattgaattttttatctGAAAGATATTTCGGATTTTACATGAATTTCCATGTACATAATAACTTTTAACTGAGACCTAGACATTCCTAGTCGCAGATTGGAATTTATCTTGTACAAATCTTACATATGtctctaattttaaaatgtaacttGTGAAgtgtttttaaagtattttgtttaatataatttctgttgtcatataaatataaattttctaagtacaaaaaaatttaaaatttagaaatgctttgagatttatattttatttacatttgattatttttttatgtgataaaaatacaattttctgcAACTTTGCTTGCCCAATTTAATAGCAATATGTTTTCTTCATTTATCTTCTCTCAATCTTTGTTGTTCATTCTTTCACTATCTTTTGCTTAAGATCTAATTATGAACTGTCACTTTAAAGTTTTCGcctttgttgattttgtaatatttaaagagCACTTGAGAGCTAAGTGCTTATGAACTCTCATGTGCTCAGCAATTACTTTAATGCGACAAAACCCTTCCAATTAACGCGCGAAGGAAGCTAACATAATGGAGGTATAGAGACACCATTACGGGTTTAGCTTCTTAAAAATGTTCTACTTGCAATGGCGCTCAAGCACAGAAAACCTATAAAGAAAGTACCGAAAACTAAAGGCAAAGTGCCAGTAACAACGAGTAAAAACCACCAAATGAGGCCCCCATAGGCACGGGTCGAGCCTAGACGGCAATACGGCTGGCAGCTGCTGAAATGGCGTTTGCCCCAAAAGATGGCACAAATAATGAAAGCTACGCGCTAATACTACGTGCAAAATGGTTTTCAACAGACGCCGCGGCTGTTTGCTGCGCTGCACAttcacattgcgtatacgtaacgttGTCACACCAACGCGAGGCGGAGGCTCAGGCTGAAGCTTATGCAATGCAATTtccatttacataaattcgaatacgtgcgtgagtgtgtgtgtgtgtgtgtgtgtgtgtgtgcccgaAAAG includes the following:
- the LOC117780737 gene encoding male-specific sperm protein Mst84Dd-like — encoded protein: MPCVFNPGYIGPNPPCCDPDCTDENNCNNPECGPCPGPNAPCGGCAPPIDAGKACAVTVAPVELSQEAPKEEPKDCEACSNKASVIAPSTPTNQSAQ